A single genomic interval of Chrysemys picta bellii isolate R12L10 chromosome 8, ASM1138683v2, whole genome shotgun sequence harbors:
- the LOC135973045 gene encoding uncharacterized protein LOC135973045, which translates to MGALHAGGPAGGSRHNVSPSTGCTNPSGSLVQRPCAQKGTKRWHLWHRWECRAPCLHLHPPLITVLPPPVPQEDTKAHQELLKRVASSLKLQAEEVKEPSDSLFDVLSATAPARLALALHEGVVKNSTALWQTSSSLPRISKRAKWKYFVPAKGHEYLYTYPTPNSLVVEAVNHKKRQGQSIPTPKNKDSRRLDLFGRKLYSSSSFHLRVAYHQALLGRYDFNLWDSKFTDSLQERDRKEHKALVEEGIAAARASLQAASDAVDRAARTMASAVSMRRVLWLLLSGLSSEAQSSLQDLPFNDKALFAEQTDVKLYGLKDSCTTLKTLLGLYVLAPARTKFKPQQAPSQATRSQCKPPYKKPRDYKKHPQRQSRPAPQPGPSKGKQVNKRQF; encoded by the coding sequence ATGGGTGCCCTCCACGCGGGAGGCCCTGCAGGCGGCTCGAGACATAATGTCTCTCCCAGTACCGGCTGCACCAACCCCAGTGGCTCCCTGGTCCAGAGGCCTTGCGCTCAGAAGGGGACCAAGCGCTGGCATCTGTGGCACCGGTGGGAATGCAGAGCACCGTGCCTCCATCTTCATCCTCCCCTGATCACGGTGCTTCCTCCTCCTGTTCCCCAGGAGGACACAAAAGCCCACCAAGAGCTCTTGAAAAGGGTGGCTTCAAGCCTCAAGCTACAGGCTGAAGAGGTGAAGGAGCCTTCGGACTCCCTCTTTGATGTTCTCTCAGCCACAGCGCCAGCCAGGTTGGCCCTCGCGCTCCATGAAGGGGTGGTGAAAAACTCCACTGCCCTGTGGCAGACCTCATCTTCCTTGCCCCGCATATCTAAGAGGGCAAAGTGGAAGTATTTCGTGCCCGCCAAGGGGCACGAATATCTCTACAcctaccccacccccaactccctagtGGTCGAGGCGGTCAACCACAAGAAGCGTCAAGGCCAATCCATTCCCACCCCTAAGAATAAGGACTCGAGGAGGCTGGACTTGTTTGGTAGAAAGCTTTATTCTTCCTCAAGCTTCCACCTGAGGGTGGCATACCACCAAGCCCTGCTGGGCAGATATGACTTTAACTTGTGGGACTCCAAGTTTacggactccctccaggagcgtgaTAGGAAGGAGCATAAGGCCCTGGTGGAGGAAGGCATAGCTGCCGCCAGAGCATCCCTTCAGGCAGCCTCGGACGCAGTGGACAGGGCTGCAAGAACTATGGCCTCTGCGGTGTCCATGCGGAGGGTGTTGTGGCTCCTCTTGTCTGGGTTGTCCAGCGAGGCACAGAGCTCCCTGCAGGACCTGCCCTTCAATGACAAGGCCCTGTTCGCAGAGCAAACAGACGTAAAATTATATGGTCTCAAGGACTCTTGCACGACCTTAAAGACTCTTCTTGGTCTCTATGTCCTGGCCCCAGCCAGGACTAAGTTCAAGCCTCAGCAGGCCCCCAGCCAGGCCACCCGCTCCCAATGCAAACCTCCTTATAAAAAACCCAGGGATTATAAGAAGCATCCACAGCGGCAATctcggcctgccccccagcctggcccctctAAGGGCAAGCAGGTGAATAAGCGCCAATTTTGA